Proteins encoded together in one Juglans regia cultivar Chandler chromosome 9, Walnut 2.0, whole genome shotgun sequence window:
- the LOC108997451 gene encoding phosphoglycerate mutase-like protein AT74H encodes MAATLSPTLSAVSVLHPKRFTSKYFIQCCENPISESVKLTDSNGLATFPEKNALRWSAAKVPPPRPRRIILVRHGQSEGNLDESVYTRVADPKIALTEKGRAEAEECGKMIKELIEQDKVDNWKVYFYVSPYRRTLETLKNLARPFERSRIAGLREEPRLREQDFGNFQDREKMRLEKSIRMLYGRFFYRFPNGESAADVYDRITGFRETLRSDIDVGRFQPPGQRNPNMNLVIVSHGLTLRVFLMRWYKWTVGQFEGLNNLCNGKALVMEKGYGGRYSLLVHHTEEELREFGLTDDMLIDQEWQKFARPGELNYDCPTMNSFFTHFDDECSTDPS; translated from the exons ATGGCTGCCACTCTTTCTCCCACTCTATCGGCAGTCTCTGTTTTGCACCCAAAAAGATTTACTTCCAAGTACTTCATCCAATGCTGTGAGAACCCAATTAGCGAATCTGTTAAGCTGACTGATAGTAATGGGTTGGCTACTTTTCCTGAAAAGAATGCTCTTAGATGGTCTGCTGCTAAAGTTCCACCTCCTAGGCCTCGCAGAATAATCCTGGTTAGACATGGACAGAGTGAAGGAAATCTTGATGAGAGCGTTTACACAAGAGTTGCTGATCCAAAGATTGCACTGACGGAGAAAGGAAGGGCTGAAGCTGAGGAATGCGGGAAAATGATTAAGGAGTTGATTGAGCAGGACAAGGTTGATAATTGGAAGGTCTACTTTTACGTTTCTCCCTACAGAAGGACACTTGAAACACTAAAGAATTTAGCTCGGCCATTTGAGCGCTCAAGAATTGCTGGCTTGAGGGAAGAGCCTCGCCTAAGAGAACAAGATTTTG GGAATTTTCAGGATAGAGAGAAGATGAGACTAGAGAAATCCATTCGCATGCTTTATGGTCGTTTCTTTTACCGCTTTCCAAACGGGGAATCTGCAGCCGATGTTTATGATAGAATCACAG GATTCAGAGAAACGCTGAGATCAGATATTGATGTTGGACGATTTCAGCCACCTGGCCAACGAAATCCAAACATGAACTTGGTGATAGTCTCGCACGGCCTAACACTCCGAGTGTTTCTAATGAGATGGTACAAATGGACAGTGGGGCAGTTCGAGGGGCTTAATAACTTGTGCAATGGAAAAGCCCTTGTTATGGAGAAAGGTTATGGCgggag GTACAGCTTATTAGTGCATCACACTGAAGAAGAGCTAAGAGAGTTTGGATTGACAGATGACATGCTGATAGATCAGGAATG GCAAAAATTTGCAAGACCAGGTGAACTAAACTATGATTGCCCAACGATGAATTCCTTCTTCACTCACTTCGATGATGAATGTAGCACAGATCCGAGTTAA